The Anopheles moucheti chromosome 3, idAnoMoucSN_F20_07, whole genome shotgun sequence genome contains the following window.
TGGTTGATTCGGTGAATTTGTGCCCGTGCCGCAGACAAAGAATGTAGGTTGCGTAGTTCAAAGAACAATATTATTGCTCCAAAATGTTTGATAATTACAgatggaaagagagagagagagagagagagagagagagagagagagagagatttagtgtggaattttgttttctcattTATTGTTGTGGTTTTGTACAAAATCGCCTCCAGAATCAAGCAAGTTAAACTCTTCTATCTTTCATTCAACAATAACGCAATTTGATATTTATGATCACTAAAACGTTAGGGACACGATTAGCTAtcaagcaaaacgaaaaacaaaaccagattCGAATGCAGTGTTCGAAACCCGACTCGTTCGAAATGTTACTTTTCCCTTGCAACTCACCTTACCTCGTACAATGGGAAGAAAGTACAACGGTTTAGGGCAATTATGAAATCTAGGGCGaaagatgaaacaaaataaagctatTTCTTACAATTTGTGCTGCAAGTAGTATAACGGGGACaaagaatataaaaattaatagtACTGCATGTAGGTTTTGAAGAATTTCGAACCGTTACTATTATTTACGAATGCTCGAGCCTTACAGCGGATTGCGTAATTTTCTTTCCGATTGGAATAGTTTCCAAGGATTGTCCTTTTTCTCTCCCCTTTATCCTCGGTACGTTCAGGCCTTGGTATCGTTTCTCTTGAATTGTTTATGAAGTGCCGTATATTGCAAATACCGCAACAACAGGCAAAACACAACTATTTTGGTAGAAAACTCACTCTAATTAGATTAGATAACGaggaagatggcggaagatAAGGTGAAAGTAATCCAAAAGACACCAGAGGAGTGTAACGGAAGAGGAGAAGAATAGACCAAAAGTGCTGACTGAGAGAAATATACTAAAACCTACAGCAATTCGCCGACGCATGATATGCCGAACGAATGAAAATCTGAACCGGTTACACAAGCACCAAAACGGCCACACGGTAAAGAGCACAGATACACTTACAACTCGATTCTTGAATAGCTGTTTAAAagcaagataaaaaaaacgcatacacTTACTACAACTCACAATGCATACAACTTTTTCGTGAATTGGTAGGAcaaatggaatttaaaatatctttctGAAAAGGATCCCGAATGCACTGTAATGACGCGGCAAACATAAGTTTGTGTCTCTGACAGGGAAAGAGCATGGATCATGGAGAATACGCGAACTGGTAAACTAATATGCGAGAGATGCAACAAATACACGTATGACACATGAGGAAAGTTATAATGATGGCCACTAGGAAACGCATTCAACTCGCAAAACTCTTTcccaacacaaaaacaacatgaagagaaaatgaaaagaaaacaaaacataacaaaaaaaaacatgcaaacacTCTACGGAAACAGTTGTAAATTAGAATGAGGATTATAAATAATTGAGCGAAAAACTAAAATCGATTGTGTGTTATGTATTGAACCCATTGAAGAATATATTGAGAAAACAATGTTGCATATTCGAACATTGCATAGAGTGCTTCGATAATTGTAACTACAATTTCGATTACTGTTATGGTGATCTACTGTTAACTTAACACCGATCGCTCGCATTCGGTACGAATAGAGTACTTTAAATCTAGGTTTATACTGGCGTCCTACCCCAGGACTGCAATTTTGGGCCACTGTTGTTCATCATCTTCATGCACACTCGGgcatttcatatttttatgacTGGGTCTAGAAAACGATTGCAGCAAATGCCTGACTAGATTAGGATTGCTTCAGTTGGATAATATGCTGTCTCAATTTTTTGTTAATCAATGCCCAATTAGTTCAATCAATGCTTCAACAGTTCGTGAACATGCTGAACGTAACGTTAttcaaaaatttaataaaaaccaCATAGACTCTTATCATAACATAACATAGAGACTTTTTGTATGAATTGTACTCAATGCTTCTTGCTAAAGATTCGAATGCACGTTGCTGCATCTTGTGCATCATTAAACACAACTATAAAATTGGGGAATGCAATGCTAATGAGTCGATCGTCGAACTTTACGACCATTGCGATTGATTGATACATTCGATTCGAAGGTCATTTTGCATGTCAAGTATCACAAAATGGTCTTTTTTAATCAGCTACTTCCTTTGTTTATGTTAATATcaatacaatatttttaatttttcgaaTCCTATCTATGATAAAGACCAGAGCTTTTGTTGAGCGGCAAACAGGAGAGTTTGTTCCCTTAACACAGTTACCGGTTAGATTCCGAAggttttaaaagaaaatttgGCTCTATTTCAATTCTTAACATCAAAAGTGGCCTGGAAATTTGGTGCTTACATGTACATGAAATGTTGATTGATTGTTGTCTCCTACGCAACTATCTTGATTGTTTCTGACGAAATTTCTAATACGGAACGGAAAGCATCGTTAAGATGAAGAGGAGAACAGGCCTCCTGCACTTCAAACATTCTACCAATTATCTCTTCGTTTGTATGAATATTCTTCATTGTAGTGTGAGTATTGTACAATTTTCTACTAAGTGAGATTGTTTGCGCTTAGGCGTAGGCTATGTGTTTCACGTCAAATTTTAGTAGTTGGGTTGCAGGAAGTGCGTGTTATAGGATTTGTGTTAGAACATAGAGCATATTTGTAATAAGATACCAAGAGTAAATTAGTCTAAGTCGAATTACACACGCATTATTTAGCTATCGAAACAGAGATAGTACAACGATTAGTACCAACTTCAACTAATCTTGGTCGCAATAAGTTGCATCTGCCGGGTTACATGTTAGTCATTTCGTACGCGGTAGTACTTATCGGTTTGCGGTTGTTATTGAACAATTTCTTCCACTTTTTCGAGAAATGCGACCGATCGTTCGCGACGATATGCAAATGACCGTTAAACGAAACCGTAGCTTATCATCAACGAGAATTTCGAACGATACTTTGTTCACTTATTTACTAATCCAGTGTTAGCGTGCAGAAATCTTCTAAACAACTCACGGTCAATCAACGTTGccttcttcttcgtcttcttggcccgctcacagttgagcacgtcgtgctgacatggccaggtcaccaatccgtttccaggaaACTCGGTCCAAGGCTGCATTCCTCCACCCCCGGCTGCACCCGATCTCCGACAGGTCttgctccacttgatccagccaacgaactcgctgcgctcctctgcgcctcgtgccgaacgggtcactggcgagcaccttcctggtggggcatgagtccggcatcctcatcacgtgccccagccatcgtatccttccggccTTAGCCACCGTTAGGATGTCTGCTCCGCCAAACAGCTCAGCTAGCTCGTGGTTCATTCTCCTTCTCCACTCTCCCTGCTCAAAGATACCGCCAAAGATCCGTAGCACCCGCCGCTCGAAAATGGCGAGAGCGTTGGCGTCCTCCGCCCGTATTGTCCATGACTCATGGCCATAGAGGACTACCGGACGTATCAGTGTGCGGTATATCGTGCATTTCGTGTGTTGCTGGAGCCTTCTGGATCGCAGGAGTTTGTGGAGCCCGTAGTATGCACGATTTCCCTGAACAATGCGCCTTCGGATTTCGCTGCTTACGTTGTTGTCCGAAGTTACGATCGTGCCAAGGTAGCCGAACTCCTCTACCACCTCGAGATCGTCACCGTCAACTGATACTCTGCTTCTGAGTCGGGTTCTATCACGATCAGAGCCCCCGGCAAGCAGGTACTTTGTCTTCGTCGCATTGATCCTCAATCCAATCCTAGCGGCCTCGCGTTTTAGTCGGGTGTACGCCTCGCACACCGCCGCAGAAGTCCGTCCGATGATGTCGATATCATCCGCGAAGCCTAGGAATTGATGAGATCGGGTAAAAATCGTGCCCCTGATGTCGAAGCCCGCGCTTCGCATGACACCTTCCAGAGCGATGTTGAACAGCAAACAGGAGAGTCCGTCCAATGGCTTCAGATCCCGGTGAGATTCGAACGATTCCGACAGCATGTTCGACACCCTCACCTTGCACTGCACCCCATCCATAGTGGCCCTCAACAGCCGTACCAGCTTCCCAGGGAATCCGTACTGCTGCATGGTGTTCCATAGCTCGGTCCGATCTATGGTATCGTAGGCCGCCTTGAAGTCTATGAACAGGTGGTGCGTGGGGATCTGGTGAATCGACGTTGCCTACCATTCTTTTATCCCGGTGGAATCATCAACGAAACCACTCCATTTCAATTTGGACTTACCAACAACCTAAAAGGAGTTAACAGACCTGGTCGTcttccggtgtcattctaaagACATGACCAGTCAGAATTCACTGTACTTCGAGTAAACACATATGGGTCGAACAATGTTTCTGACCATCATCCTCTCAAACGTGGCTAAGAGCGTACAAACGATACCAAATATTTCAGAGGCGTATTTATACACCCAGTGTACAAAAAGAGCGACAGGCTGGACTTCTGAGCCATCACAGTCCTGTATGCTGCTTATAAGATTCTGTCCCGAATACTCTTCTGCAGACTTGCGCTCCTTGCTACAGATCTCGGTGGAAGCTACCAGGCTGGGTTTTTTTAAGGCAAATCAACCACCGACCAAATCTTTACTCTACGGTCCGCCGTCCTCCAGAAATACCGAGAGCAATAGACCCCTACGCACCTCCTGATCGTTGACTTCAAGGTGGTCTACAATACCATAGATCGGACCGAGCTATGAAACCCCAAGCCGTAGTACAGATTCCTTGGAAAGCTGGTACAGAAGTGGTGCAGTGCAAGGTGAGGGTGTCGATCATGCTGTCGGAATCGCAATCTTACCGGGGTCAGGGGACGAACTCTCCAGTTGACTCATGCCCCACCAGGAAGTTCACCAGTGACCCGTTCGTCACGAGGCTCAGAGGCGCGCATTATAGATAGACCAGTTGACAGTAAGCACCCTAGTGcttatctatctcaacttccATGCTGCTGTGGCTACTGACCATTTACCCAAGATAGGGGAAAATTTTATACGAATACAAAGGTTGCGGTTAGGTAAAATAGGTAAAAGAAGATCATCAGAACTTGCCAGAATATGCCCCAGAGATCCTATCCAAAATAGCGATATTCACAGAAAGTAACAAATACTCGGATATTATGCTGGGTGGAATCAACTAGAAATGATTTACTATGAGTATCTCACGTATCTTCATTTTTACCCAACAAAACGTATCAGTGTACAGGAATTCTACTAAAACTCAATCTGTGACATTGTAATTTTACTACATTTAACATTATGTGTATCGAATGGTGGGATGTTTCGTATTTGCGTTTTATCTTGTGTTCCGGTCCTGCTCCGAAAGGTTGAAGGTTCCTCCTCCTAAAGTGTGTCGAAAGTAAAGATGAGTGgtgagataaaataaaattgaaaacacaACCGGTATATATTCGTCACATTCGTTTTGCAAACGGTCAGTGCGGATCACAGCTTCGAAGCGAAAAAGAGATTTGGTTCTGCGAGATTCAAACGAAAAGATGATGCACACGCGTATCGTTGTAGTGTTTTTACTGGGCTGCAGCAGTGGTGGAATCATTAGTAGTTCATCGTACGCTGCCGAGCTTATTATCGGAGGAACGGACGCCAAGGAAGGTGCCGCACCTCACCAGGTTTCGTTGCAACTGCTAGGTCAACATTTTTGCGGTGGATCGATCGTAGGCGATCGTTGGATACTGACCGCTGCCCACTGTACAGCATAGTAAGCTATGGCAGCGTTTAAATGTAACATATCCTCGTAACAAAGGGTTTCCTATTCTCGTCCCAATTAGTGTAAAGCTGAACGCGACGAAAGTTGTCGTTGGAACTAACAATTGGAAGAAGAGAGTCAACACATACGCGATAGATCGTGCCTATACTTACAACAAGTAAGCAAACGATGCGCATTTAATGTTTGAGATTTGTCCTTTCAATTGGCCGTGCTCACTTTGTAGTTTGCCGCTGAATACATCGTTCCTGACGGACGATATCGTACTGCTGCGGCTGACATCCCCACTGAAGTTTAACAACCGCGTACAGCAGATTGCATACTCGGCGGAAATGGTACCCGATAATGCT
Protein-coding sequences here:
- the LOC128302783 gene encoding chymotrypsin-2-like, translated to MMHTRIVVVFLLGCSSGGIISSSSYAAELIIGGTDAKEGAAPHQVSLQLLGQHFCGGSIVGDRWILTAAHCTAYVKLNATKVVVGTNNWKKRVNTYAIDRAYTYNNLPLNTSFLTDDIVLLRLTSPLKFNNRVQQIAYSAEMVPDNATLTITGWGQIDKVQRPNMLQTLDVRHVALERCRATIDKMKFQSPYNVRLCENRMCTLKTRGQGMCDGDSGSPVTWKGKQVAIVQALLTNECAKGVPDVQIRLSYYHDWIQKTIASNSD